From the genome of Gemmatimonadota bacterium, one region includes:
- a CDS encoding SDR family NAD(P)-dependent oxidoreductase, with protein sequence MAPAAATRPTALITGATAGLGAAYARALAARGHPLVLVARDRERLAAAAEALQGAHGVPVETIAADLSTDAGVDTVIARIAEGEGAEGRVVGLLVNNAGFGTKGSIARGDGAAQDAMVRLHILAVHRLTQAAIKVMVPRGQGAVITVASVASYLTSPGTVNYCATKGYQRMAMESLAAEVAPRGVYVQALCPGFTRTEFHERAAMSMHTIPGWMWLEADAVVAASLAAMERGGPTVVIPGALYKAAVLLLRFLPRWAVRLMSGRYRETRRAVEG encoded by the coding sequence ATGGCGCCCGCCGCCGCCACCCGCCCGACCGCCCTCATCACCGGCGCGACCGCCGGGCTGGGGGCCGCGTATGCCCGCGCCCTGGCGGCGCGCGGGCACCCCCTCGTCCTCGTGGCCCGCGACCGCGAGCGGCTGGCGGCCGCCGCCGAGGCGCTACAGGGGGCGCACGGCGTCCCGGTGGAGACGATCGCCGCCGATCTGTCGACCGACGCAGGGGTCGATACCGTCATCGCCCGGATCGCCGAGGGCGAGGGCGCCGAGGGGCGCGTGGTCGGGCTCCTGGTCAACAACGCCGGCTTTGGCACCAAGGGGTCGATCGCCCGGGGCGACGGCGCGGCGCAGGACGCGATGGTGCGGCTGCACATCCTGGCGGTCCACCGCCTCACCCAGGCGGCGATCAAGGTGATGGTCCCTCGCGGCCAGGGAGCCGTGATCACCGTCGCGTCGGTGGCCTCGTACCTAACGAGCCCCGGAACCGTGAACTACTGCGCCACCAAGGGCTACCAGCGCATGGCGATGGAGTCGCTGGCGGCCGAGGTGGCGCCACGCGGCGTCTACGTGCAGGCGCTCTGCCCCGGCTTCACGCGCACCGAGTTCCACGAGCGGGCCGCGATGTCCATGCACACAATCCCCGGGTGGATGTGGCTCGAGGCCGACGCGGTCGTCGCCGCCTCGCTGGCCGCCATGGAACGCGGCGGGCCGACCGTCGTGATTCCGGGTGCGTTGTACAAGGCGGCCGTCCTCCTGCTGCGCTTCCTTCCGCGCTGGGCCGTGCGCCTGATGAGCGGGCGGTATCGGGAGACGCGACGGGCGGTCGAGGGCTGA
- a CDS encoding penicillin acylase family protein, whose product MKLRPFAVAGALLVLGGALYIGSSGAGPLPPLGPFLDPVRGAWGAVAYASLADSAAGALPGLGAAVEVRYDTRGVPHIFAASEEDAIRALGYVVARDRLFQMELQARAGAGTLTELVGKAALAADSEPRALGMPRGAEQKLAAMAPGSLGRRLLDAYADGVNAYLDHASPAEWPVEYKLLGRRPTRWTPLHSLNLYARMGHTLAYLDGERDRLAARALVGEAAARALFPEHTPIQEPIQPNGAGMSRIDPLRIPAPGAVDSVAMALLDHLPSTMRSRDDAEVSRLFASNNWAVAPSRSRSAHALLAGDPHLGLTLPSIWYEAHLVVPGKLDVYGVTIPGSPGIVIGFTRDVAWSLTNTGADVLDFYRETVDDQVHPTKYLVDDTWKELERREELYRDKSGSVLRVDTVRFTHRGPLQRLNKEWVSMRWTVNEPSDLVSAFYHASHATTAAEFLDVFARDYFAPAQNVIVADRGGTIAIRSTGHYPLRPAGSDGLSILDGSTSASDWTGYWPVSQYPQAMNPPQGFLASANQEPIDPQQAPAYLGYDAAYEPWRALQINRLLRANDKVTLDDMRRFQTDPGSVRADWFVPYMRNAAAAVLARGAAPQDLAVADSILGAWDRRYTVGNNGAILFETALTLVGRRTWDELVPKGDTVRVATPSSAVLLALMADSASVWWDDGGTANAVEDRDAIVAEALAAAYDTLFKRHGAPAKGGWAWGKSASAQVNHLLGLPGFSARDLAVQGGRGTLNPSVQSGGFGSSWRMVVELGPRIRAMGTYPGGQSGNPASPRYADRLRFWRDGDLELLIVPSAIDSLSPSQVSARLTLTPGGR is encoded by the coding sequence ATGAAACTCCGCCCCTTCGCCGTCGCCGGCGCGCTCCTCGTGCTCGGCGGGGCGCTCTACATCGGATCCTCGGGCGCCGGCCCGCTCCCGCCGCTCGGCCCCTTCCTCGACCCGGTGCGCGGGGCCTGGGGGGCGGTGGCCTACGCCTCGCTTGCCGACAGCGCCGCCGGCGCACTGCCGGGGCTGGGCGCCGCGGTGGAGGTGCGGTACGACACGCGCGGCGTCCCGCACATCTTTGCCGCCAGCGAGGAAGATGCAATCCGCGCGTTAGGCTACGTCGTGGCGCGCGACCGCCTCTTCCAGATGGAACTGCAGGCGCGCGCCGGGGCGGGGACGCTCACGGAACTCGTCGGCAAGGCGGCCCTGGCCGCCGACAGCGAGCCGCGTGCCCTCGGCATGCCGCGCGGGGCGGAGCAGAAGCTCGCCGCGATGGCGCCCGGGTCGCTGGGGCGCCGCCTGCTCGATGCCTACGCCGATGGCGTCAATGCCTACCTCGATCATGCCTCCCCGGCCGAGTGGCCGGTGGAGTACAAGCTGCTCGGCAGGCGCCCGACACGCTGGACGCCGCTCCACTCGCTCAACCTGTACGCGCGCATGGGGCACACGCTCGCCTACCTCGACGGCGAGCGCGACCGCCTCGCGGCGCGGGCGCTGGTGGGCGAGGCGGCGGCGCGGGCCCTCTTTCCCGAGCACACCCCCATCCAGGAACCGATCCAGCCTAACGGCGCCGGGATGTCGCGCATCGACCCGCTGCGCATCCCCGCGCCGGGCGCCGTTGACTCGGTGGCGATGGCACTGCTCGATCATCTGCCGTCGACGATGCGGTCGCGCGACGACGCAGAGGTCTCGCGCCTCTTCGCCTCCAACAACTGGGCGGTTGCGCCGTCGCGCAGTCGCAGCGCGCACGCCTTGCTCGCCGGCGACCCGCACCTGGGGCTCACCCTCCCGAGCATCTGGTACGAGGCGCACCTGGTCGTCCCCGGAAAGCTCGACGTGTACGGCGTGACGATCCCCGGTTCGCCCGGCATCGTCATCGGCTTCACGCGCGACGTCGCCTGGTCGCTAACCAACACGGGGGCCGACGTCCTCGACTTCTATCGCGAGACGGTCGACGACCAGGTGCACCCCACCAAGTACCTCGTCGACGACACCTGGAAGGAGCTCGAACGGCGCGAAGAGCTCTATCGCGACAAGTCCGGGAGCGTGCTGCGCGTCGACACCGTGCGCTTCACGCATCGCGGCCCGCTCCAGCGGCTCAACAAGGAGTGGGTGTCGATGCGCTGGACGGTCAATGAGCCCAGCGACCTCGTCTCGGCGTTCTACCACGCGTCACACGCCACGACGGCCGCCGAGTTCCTCGATGTCTTTGCGCGCGACTACTTCGCGCCGGCGCAGAACGTGATCGTCGCCGATCGGGGCGGGACCATCGCGATCCGCTCCACCGGGCACTATCCGTTGCGCCCGGCGGGGAGCGACGGGCTCTCGATCCTCGATGGCTCGACGTCGGCCAGCGACTGGACCGGCTACTGGCCGGTCTCGCAGTATCCGCAGGCGATGAACCCGCCGCAGGGCTTCCTCGCCTCGGCCAACCAGGAACCGATCGACCCGCAGCAGGCGCCGGCCTACCTCGGCTACGACGCGGCCTACGAGCCGTGGCGCGCGTTGCAGATCAACCGCCTGCTGCGGGCCAACGACAAGGTCACGCTCGACGACATGCGCCGGTTCCAGACCGATCCGGGGAGCGTGCGAGCCGACTGGTTCGTCCCCTACATGCGCAACGCTGCCGCCGCGGTGCTGGCGCGTGGCGCCGCGCCGCAGGACCTCGCCGTCGCCGATTCGATCCTCGGAGCATGGGACCGGCGCTACACCGTCGGGAACAACGGAGCCATCCTCTTCGAGACGGCGTTGACGCTCGTCGGGCGGCGCACGTGGGACGAGCTGGTCCCGAAGGGCGACACCGTGCGCGTGGCGACGCCAAGTTCGGCGGTCCTGCTCGCCCTGATGGCCGACTCGGCCAGCGTCTGGTGGGACGACGGGGGCACCGCGAACGCGGTGGAGGACCGGGACGCCATCGTCGCCGAGGCGCTCGCCGCGGCCTACGACACGCTGTTCAAGCGCCACGGCGCCCCCGCCAAGGGAGGGTGGGCGTGGGGGAAGTCGGCGTCGGCGCAGGTGAACCACCTGCTCGGGCTCCCCGGCTTCTCGGCGCGCGACCTCGCGGTGCAGGGGGGGCGCGGGACGCTCAACCCCTCGGTGCAGAGCGGAGGGTTCGGCTCCAGCTGGCGCATGGTGGTCGAACTCGGTCCGCGCATTCGGGCGATGGGGACGTATCCGGGCGGGCAGAGCGGGAATCCTGCCTCGCCGCGTTACGCCGATCGCCTGCGCTTCTGGCGCGACGGCGACCTCGAGCTGCTCATCGTCCCCAGCGCGATCGATTCGCTGTCGCCCTCGCAGGTCTCGGCGCGATTGACCCTCACCCCGGGAGGGCGCTGA
- a CDS encoding SprT-like domain-containing protein, with product MLRALLARLGLTSGGAEQLEMELGGAGTGVAHGGREGPPGTGGGRNARRGARPPASPVTPPPPTVTPQRAPDAPRPPTPRPAGQPRPTPAESALLLQRLRGHGLLGISALRLTRNRSTLVSYRGGTLRVHEGFARAPEEVLRAIAVFVTARGTARAAARRLIVSHPLERDATPRPPRRTPLHPDDRVMAERLQRAHARLNLVCFGGALRVVHVTVSRRMKSRLGHYAPARSHPEGAEIAISRRHIKRHGWTEAFDTLLHEMVHQWQEENGHPIDHGPLFRQKAHEVGTTPRAKRTLR from the coding sequence GTGCTTCGCGCGCTCCTCGCACGACTCGGCCTAACGAGCGGCGGGGCCGAGCAGCTCGAGATGGAGCTGGGCGGCGCGGGGACGGGCGTCGCGCACGGGGGACGCGAGGGACCACCGGGGACGGGGGGCGGGCGCAACGCGCGTCGCGGCGCGCGACCGCCGGCGTCCCCCGTCACACCGCCGCCCCCCACCGTCACCCCGCAGCGCGCGCCCGACGCCCCCCGCCCCCCCACACCACGGCCGGCGGGACAACCTCGCCCCACCCCCGCCGAGAGCGCCCTCCTTCTCCAGCGCCTCCGCGGTCACGGCCTGCTCGGGATCAGCGCGCTCCGCCTCACGCGCAACCGCAGCACCCTCGTCTCGTACCGCGGCGGGACGCTCCGCGTGCACGAAGGCTTCGCCCGCGCCCCCGAGGAGGTGCTGCGCGCCATCGCCGTCTTCGTCACCGCGCGCGGCACGGCGCGCGCCGCGGCGCGCCGCCTCATCGTCTCGCATCCGCTGGAGCGCGACGCCACCCCGCGCCCGCCGCGCCGCACCCCGCTGCACCCCGACGACCGCGTGATGGCCGAGCGCCTCCAGCGCGCGCATGCGCGACTCAACCTGGTCTGCTTCGGTGGCGCCCTGCGCGTCGTACACGTCACCGTCTCACGCCGCATGAAGTCGCGACTCGGGCACTACGCACCGGCACGATCGCACCCAGAGGGGGCCGAGATCGCCATCAGCCGGCGCCACATCAAGCGGCACGGGTGGACGGAAGCGTTCGACACGCTGCTCCACGAGATGGTGCATCAATGGCAGGAGGAGAACGGTCACCCGATCGACCACGGCCCCCTCTTTCGCCAGAAGGCGCACGAGGTCGGAACGACGCCGCGCGCCAAGCGCACGTTGCGCTAG
- a CDS encoding lipid A deacylase LpxR family protein → MIQRTRHLGEPARRLFVVVGALLALVVAMPGGAQAQDAGGNGPAPEKKDEAARSSPRHPSAGWLPRVRLDNDAYNFWLHPGHRSDEEYTNGVVLGMETLRAPAWGGVLGGGAPACLNAQPGDRACLSTLLFIGQDMYTPNLDRPPFSYIGWEFERPYAAWLYVGGEGRRVSSRALRTYALSLGVTGAPALGKLAQAVAHEISARYTTKATGWETQVGFEPGVLLGLRQTVLALRWAPGGVGVLDLAPSVGGTLGNIRTAADMGGKLRLGINLSHPWDPRAWRARADWEFNVSAAGRREYVAHDFSLDGTLLRTPDRQVTRVPTVNEYEFGTALRIRRLTVGWRAITRSKEYTTGPARHAFSQMYSAIEFRP, encoded by the coding sequence GTGATCCAGCGCACGCGTCACCTCGGAGAGCCGGCTCGCCGGCTCTTCGTTGTTGTAGGGGCCTTGCTCGCGCTGGTCGTGGCGATGCCGGGGGGCGCGCAGGCGCAGGACGCGGGGGGCAACGGCCCCGCCCCCGAGAAGAAGGACGAGGCGGCGCGAAGCTCACCGCGTCATCCGTCGGCCGGGTGGCTGCCGCGCGTTCGGCTCGACAACGACGCGTACAACTTCTGGCTGCATCCCGGGCACCGCTCCGACGAGGAGTACACCAACGGTGTGGTGCTGGGGATGGAGACGCTCCGAGCCCCGGCGTGGGGCGGGGTGTTGGGCGGCGGCGCGCCGGCCTGCCTCAACGCACAGCCCGGCGATCGTGCCTGCCTGTCGACGCTGCTCTTCATCGGGCAGGACATGTACACCCCCAACCTCGATCGTCCGCCCTTCTCGTACATCGGCTGGGAGTTCGAACGCCCGTACGCGGCCTGGCTCTACGTCGGGGGCGAGGGGCGCCGTGTCTCGTCGCGGGCGCTGCGCACGTACGCGCTGTCGCTCGGCGTCACCGGGGCCCCCGCGTTAGGCAAGCTGGCCCAGGCCGTGGCCCACGAGATCAGCGCGCGCTACACCACCAAGGCGACGGGGTGGGAGACGCAGGTCGGCTTCGAGCCGGGGGTCCTGCTGGGGCTCCGCCAGACCGTGCTGGCCCTGCGCTGGGCGCCGGGAGGGGTGGGGGTTCTCGACCTCGCGCCGTCGGTAGGCGGGACGCTCGGCAACATCCGTACGGCGGCCGACATGGGGGGCAAGCTCCGGCTCGGGATCAACCTGTCGCATCCGTGGGACCCGCGCGCCTGGCGCGCGCGCGCCGACTGGGAGTTCAACGTGAGCGCCGCCGGCCGGCGCGAGTACGTGGCGCACGACTTCTCGCTCGACGGCACGCTGCTGCGCACCCCCGACCGTCAGGTGACGCGCGTCCCCACCGTCAACGAGTACGAGTTCGGAACTGCGCTGCGGATCCGTCGGTTGACCGTCGGATGGCGCGCGATCACCCGGTCGAAGGAATACACCACGGGGCCGGCGCGCCACGCCTTCAGCCAGATGTACTCGGCCATCGAGTTTCGCCCGTAG
- a CDS encoding electron transfer flavoprotein subunit alpha/FixB family protein has protein sequence MPNVLAFAEARGGELRKVAFEAVTAARQVADQIGGEVHAILVGAPGIAAKAAALAEYGADVVIVSEHAGFTHYSPEATAALVADRVKGGDYRAVVFSASQQGKDLAPRTAAKLRSAIATDVTSFAVSADAVIVTHPGYTGKVVQTLRLIGTPAIFSLRPGAITPAAKAGAGRTEGATLSADSSTARVVITDTVLGDTKKLDLGEAPIIISGGRGLKAAEHFKLVEDLAAAFGNAAVGATRAVTDEGWRPHSDQIGQTGRLVSPDLYVAVGISGAIQHLAGMRTSKCIVAINKDKEAPIFKVADYGIVGDVFDVVPALTAAVQQAKQSSN, from the coding sequence ATGCCTAACGTCCTGGCATTTGCAGAAGCGCGTGGCGGTGAGCTGCGCAAGGTGGCGTTCGAGGCGGTGACCGCCGCGCGCCAGGTCGCCGACCAGATTGGCGGCGAGGTCCATGCGATCCTCGTGGGGGCCCCCGGCATCGCGGCCAAGGCGGCGGCGCTCGCCGAGTACGGCGCGGACGTCGTGATCGTGAGCGAACACGCCGGCTTCACGCACTACTCGCCCGAAGCGACGGCGGCGCTGGTCGCCGATCGCGTGAAGGGCGGCGACTACCGTGCCGTCGTCTTCTCGGCGTCGCAGCAGGGAAAGGATCTCGCCCCGCGCACTGCCGCCAAGTTGCGGAGCGCGATTGCGACCGACGTGACGTCGTTTGCGGTGAGCGCCGATGCGGTGATCGTCACGCACCCCGGTTACACCGGAAAGGTGGTCCAGACGCTCAGGCTCATCGGCACGCCGGCCATCTTCTCGCTGCGCCCTGGGGCCATCACCCCTGCCGCCAAGGCCGGGGCCGGCCGCACCGAGGGCGCGACGCTCTCCGCCGATTCGTCGACCGCGCGCGTCGTCATCACCGACACGGTCCTCGGCGACACCAAGAAGCTCGACCTCGGTGAGGCACCGATCATCATCAGCGGCGGGCGCGGGCTCAAGGCGGCCGAGCACTTCAAGCTGGTGGAAGATCTCGCGGCGGCCTTCGGCAATGCGGCGGTAGGGGCTACCCGCGCCGTCACCGACGAAGGGTGGCGCCCGCACAGCGACCAGATCGGCCAGACGGGGCGACTCGTCTCGCCCGATCTCTACGTCGCGGTCGGCATCTCCGGCGCCATCCAGCACCTGGCGGGGATGCGCACCTCCAAGTGCATCGTGGCGATCAACAAGGACAAGGAGGCCCCCATCTTCAAGGTGGCCGACTACGGGATCGTGGGCGATGTCTTCGACGTGGTGCCGGCGCTGACGGCGGCGGTGCAGCAGGCCAAGCAGTCGTCGAACTGA
- a CDS encoding acyl-CoA dehydrogenase family protein, with protein MTTDFFNIDSALSEDERAVRDSVRRFVDERVLPIIGQCYVDGRFPRELIPEMAELGVLGANLPEEYGCAGLNNVAYGLIMQELERGDSGIRSFASVQGALVMYPIYAFGSEEHKRHWLPKLAKGEAIGCFGLTEPDYGSNPSGMITMAHQQADGTWLLNGGKMWITNGSQAHVAVVWAKTNGDKEASSIRGFVVPTDSKGFKAKDQKGKLSLRASDTSELTFDNVHLPADALMPKSGGLKSPLMCLTQARYGISWGALGAAMACYEEALSYAKTRIMFDKPIGGFQLQQERLADMITEIVKAQLVSLHLGRLKDAGTFTPQQVSLAKRNNVNIATNIAREARRLLGANGILAEYSAMRHMANLESVYTYEGTHDVHSLILGQAVTGLNAFN; from the coding sequence ATGACGACTGACTTCTTCAACATCGACAGCGCGCTCTCCGAAGACGAGCGTGCGGTGCGTGATAGCGTGCGTCGCTTCGTCGACGAGCGCGTCCTCCCGATCATCGGGCAGTGCTACGTGGACGGGCGTTTCCCGCGCGAGCTCATCCCCGAGATGGCCGAACTGGGCGTCCTGGGCGCCAACCTCCCCGAGGAGTACGGCTGCGCGGGGCTCAACAACGTGGCGTATGGGCTCATCATGCAGGAGCTCGAACGGGGCGATTCCGGCATCCGTTCGTTTGCATCGGTGCAGGGCGCCCTGGTCATGTACCCGATCTACGCCTTCGGCAGCGAGGAGCATAAGCGCCACTGGCTCCCCAAGCTCGCCAAGGGCGAGGCGATCGGCTGCTTCGGCCTCACGGAGCCCGACTACGGCTCCAACCCGTCGGGGATGATCACGATGGCCCACCAGCAGGCCGACGGCACGTGGCTGCTGAACGGCGGCAAGATGTGGATCACCAACGGCTCGCAGGCGCACGTGGCCGTGGTGTGGGCCAAGACCAACGGCGACAAGGAGGCCTCGTCGATCCGTGGCTTCGTCGTCCCCACCGACAGCAAGGGGTTCAAGGCGAAGGACCAGAAGGGGAAGCTCTCGCTGCGCGCGTCGGACACGAGCGAGCTCACCTTCGACAACGTGCACCTGCCGGCCGACGCGCTGATGCCCAAGTCGGGGGGGCTCAAGTCGCCGCTGATGTGCCTCACGCAGGCGCGCTACGGGATCTCGTGGGGGGCGCTGGGCGCCGCGATGGCGTGCTACGAAGAGGCGCTCTCGTATGCCAAGACGCGCATCATGTTCGACAAGCCGATCGGCGGCTTCCAGCTGCAGCAGGAGCGCCTGGCGGACATGATCACCGAGATTGTCAAGGCGCAGCTGGTCTCGTTGCACCTGGGACGCCTCAAGGATGCCGGGACGTTCACGCCGCAGCAGGTCTCGCTCGCCAAGCGCAACAACGTCAACATCGCGACCAACATCGCGCGTGAGGCGCGCCGCCTCCTCGGCGCCAACGGGATCCTCGCCGAGTACTCGGCGATGCGCCACATGGCCAACCTGGAGAGCGTGTACACGTACGAGGGGACGCACGACGTCCACTCGCTCATCCTCGGGCAGGCCGTGACCGGGCTGAATGCGTTCAACTGA
- a CDS encoding NAD-dependent isocitrate dehydrogenase: MTIPCTLIPGDGIGPDITDATVRILEAAGAPFAFDRQLAGMAAVHAHNNPMPDATLESIKRTRLALKGPLETPVGEGFRSVNVALRKTFDLYANVRPARVILKGGRFDKVDIVLVRENTEGLYAGLEHYIKIGEDEKAAAESIALITRLGSERVIRYAFEYAIAHGRKKLTLVHKANILKFSQGLFRSVGQQVAKEYEGRIAYDERIVDACAMQLVIKPEQFDVLVTTNLFGDILSDLVSGLVGGLGLAPGANIGAGAAIFEAVHGTAPDIAGQGIANPSALTFAACLMLEHVGHEALGRRIQEAVELTLREGKTVTRDLGGTAGTRQFADAVIARLKA, translated from the coding sequence ATGACCATCCCCTGCACCCTGATCCCCGGCGACGGCATCGGTCCCGACATCACCGACGCCACCGTGCGCATCCTCGAAGCCGCTGGGGCCCCGTTCGCCTTCGATCGACAGTTGGCCGGGATGGCAGCGGTCCATGCGCACAACAACCCGATGCCCGACGCGACGCTCGAGTCGATCAAGCGCACGCGCCTGGCGCTCAAGGGGCCGCTCGAGACGCCGGTGGGGGAAGGGTTCCGCTCGGTCAACGTGGCGCTGCGCAAGACATTCGACCTGTATGCCAACGTCCGCCCGGCGCGTGTGATCCTCAAGGGCGGGCGCTTCGACAAGGTCGACATCGTGCTCGTGCGCGAGAACACCGAGGGGTTGTACGCGGGGCTCGAGCACTACATCAAGATCGGCGAGGACGAGAAGGCGGCGGCCGAGTCGATCGCGCTCATCACGCGCCTCGGTTCGGAGCGCGTGATTCGTTATGCCTTCGAGTACGCCATCGCCCACGGGCGCAAGAAGCTCACGCTCGTGCACAAGGCCAACATCCTCAAGTTCTCGCAGGGGCTGTTCCGTTCGGTGGGGCAGCAGGTCGCCAAGGAGTACGAGGGGCGCATCGCCTACGACGAGCGCATCGTCGACGCCTGCGCCATGCAGTTGGTGATCAAGCCCGAGCAGTTCGACGTGCTCGTGACGACCAACCTGTTCGGCGACATCCTCTCCGACCTCGTCTCGGGGCTGGTCGGGGGGCTCGGGCTCGCGCCGGGGGCCAACATCGGCGCCGGTGCGGCGATCTTCGAGGCGGTGCACGGCACGGCCCCCGACATCGCCGGGCAGGGGATCGCCAACCCGTCGGCGCTGACCTTCGCCGCCTGCCTGATGCTCGAACACGTGGGACACGAGGCGCTGGGGCGGCGTATCCAGGAAGCGGTGGAACTCACGCTGCGCGAGGGAAAGACCGTCACGCGCGATCTGGGGGGGACTGCCGGCACGCGCCAGTTTGCCGACGCCGTCATCGCGCGGCTCAAGGCCTGA
- a CDS encoding metallophosphoesterase, protein MSTVRLFHVSDLHFGRPAVPAQIDAIEAHIQAERYDIVAISGDVSQRSRAGEFQRAAAFIRDARKVSRVLCVPGNHDVAWWESPLHLRGTDRLYTRYRQYVDAELEPVLRAPGVTVVGLNTSQGVNRRTLTWNMRDISIIGDLRKSQIERARREFEASPAGDARVIVMHHNPVKGELSQRHGLKHTKQILGAFAQIGTDLVLCGHDHQEAIHYVEHTRKGTVISTAGTVSNRSRGGRPSSVNVITITAREIHIVTHIWSSDDQAFTPGPSKCFARSSHDSA, encoded by the coding sequence TTGTCGACCGTCCGCCTCTTTCACGTCTCCGACCTGCACTTCGGGCGTCCCGCGGTCCCCGCGCAGATCGACGCGATCGAGGCGCACATCCAGGCCGAGCGCTACGACATCGTGGCCATCTCGGGCGATGTGTCGCAGCGCTCGCGTGCGGGCGAGTTCCAGCGGGCCGCCGCCTTCATCCGCGATGCGCGCAAGGTGAGCCGGGTGCTCTGCGTCCCGGGCAACCACGACGTGGCGTGGTGGGAGTCGCCGTTGCACCTGCGCGGCACCGACCGCCTGTACACGCGCTATCGCCAGTATGTCGACGCAGAGCTTGAGCCGGTGCTGCGCGCCCCCGGCGTCACGGTGGTGGGGCTCAACACGTCGCAGGGGGTCAACCGGCGCACCCTCACCTGGAACATGCGCGACATCTCCATCATCGGCGACCTGCGCAAGTCGCAGATCGAGCGCGCGCGCCGTGAGTTCGAGGCGTCGCCGGCGGGGGATGCGCGGGTGATCGTGATGCACCACAACCCGGTGAAGGGCGAGCTGTCGCAGCGCCACGGCCTCAAGCACACCAAGCAGATCCTCGGGGCCTTCGCGCAGATCGGCACCGACCTCGTGCTGTGCGGGCACGATCACCAGGAAGCGATTCACTACGTGGAGCACACCCGCAAGGGGACGGTGATCTCGACCGCGGGCACGGTCTCCAACCGCTCGCGCGGCGGGCGCCCGTCCAGCGTGAACGTCATCACGATCACCGCCCGCGAGATCCACATCGTGACCCACATCTGGTCGTCGGACGACCAGGCCTTCACCCCCGGTCCCTCCAAGTGCTTCGCGCGCTCCTCGCACGACTCGGCCTAA
- a CDS encoding redoxin domain-containing protein encodes MSDDPHPRVGDRAPDFALPDLDGRIVSLAEVRQGHHVVIHFTREFT; translated from the coding sequence ATGAGCGACGATCCGCATCCGCGAGTAGGCGATCGCGCCCCCGACTTCGCCCTCCCCGACCTCGACGGGCGCATCGTCTCCCTCGCCGAGGTGCGGCAGGGGCATCATGTCGTCATCCACTTCACACGCGAATTCACGTGA
- a CDS encoding electron transfer flavoprotein subunit beta/FixA family protein has translation MKIAVCIKRVPEMDVNFKIAPSGKSVDETGLKWDMSDFDGYAVEAALQLTEKDPASEVHVISLGSDVVQETLRKALSMGVAKAVQLKCDAVPFDAFAVGSALAAELSAGGYDLIMFGKMSIDGANGATQFVVAELLGLPLVHACSKLEISGGQGTARREIEGGGELVKFSLPAIVSIDEGIARPRYPSLKGIMAAKKKPLEIKPAQLGEVRLTVEKMELPPARAAGRIIGEGAAAVPELVKLLQTEAKVL, from the coding sequence GTGAAGATCGCCGTTTGCATCAAGCGCGTCCCCGAGATGGACGTGAACTTCAAGATCGCCCCCTCCGGCAAGTCCGTGGACGAGACGGGGCTCAAGTGGGACATGTCCGACTTCGACGGCTACGCCGTCGAAGCGGCCTTGCAGCTCACGGAGAAGGATCCGGCCAGCGAGGTGCACGTCATCTCCCTCGGCTCCGACGTCGTGCAGGAGACGCTGCGCAAGGCGCTGAGCATGGGGGTCGCGAAGGCCGTCCAGCTCAAGTGCGACGCTGTCCCCTTCGACGCCTTCGCTGTGGGCAGCGCGCTGGCCGCCGAACTCTCGGCCGGCGGCTACGACCTCATCATGTTCGGCAAGATGTCGATCGACGGGGCCAATGGAGCCACGCAGTTCGTCGTCGCCGAGCTGCTGGGGCTCCCGCTCGTGCACGCCTGCAGCAAGCTGGAGATCAGCGGCGGCCAGGGGACGGCGCGCCGCGAGATCGAAGGGGGTGGCGAGCTGGTGAAGTTCTCCCTCCCGGCCATCGTCTCCATCGACGAAGGGATCGCGCGTCCGCGCTATCCGTCGCTCAAGGGGATCATGGCGGCCAAGAAGAAGCCGCTCGAGATCAAGCCGGCGCAGCTCGGCGAGGTGCGCCTGACGGTGGAAAAGATGGAACTCCCGCCCGCTCGCGCGGCCGGGCGCATCATCGGTGAGGGGGCCGCGGCGGTCCCCGAGCTCGTGAAGCTCCTCCAGACCGAAGCGAAGGTGCTCTGA
- a CDS encoding redoxin domain-containing protein, with translation MATLTQLGATALVIGGGGVGTGLVRSMALPYPALVDRDRSTYKAYGLARALFIIQESATFLVDRDGIVRHALRSVNPQGSMDWERLRRDLAALAGAGDPPPPGAPATR, from the coding sequence ATGGCAACACTCACGCAGCTCGGCGCCACGGCGCTGGTGATCGGTGGTGGTGGGGTGGGGACGGGGTTGGTGCGCTCCATGGCGCTCCCGTATCCCGCGTTGGTCGATCGCGACCGCTCGACGTACAAGGCGTACGGCTTGGCGCGGGCGCTGTTCATCATCCAGGAGAGCGCGACCTTCCTCGTGGATCGTGACGGGATCGTGCGCCACGCCCTGCGGTCGGTGAACCCGCAAGGGTCGATGGATTGGGAGAGGTTGCGTCGCGATCTCGCTGCGCTTGCCGGCGCCGGCGATCCACCGCCCCCCGGCGCACCGGCGACGCGTTAG